In Corylus avellana chromosome ca2, CavTom2PMs-1.0, the following proteins share a genomic window:
- the LOC132170291 gene encoding pleiotropic drug resistance protein 3-like, protein MTVREILDFSARCQGVGSRAEVMMEVSKMEKEAGIVPDLDIDTYMKAISVEGLKRTLQTDYILKILGLDICADNLLGDAMRRGISGGQKKRVTTGEMIVGPTKALFMDEITNGLDSSTAFQVVTFLQQLVHITDATVLVSLLQPAPETFDLFDDLILMSGGKIVYHGPRDHVLEYFEDCGFRCPERKGIADFVQEVISRKDQAQYWHHTKVPYSYVSVDIFSRKFKESPYGKKLDEELSEPYDKSQSHQNALSFSPYSLSQWELFKACASRELLLMKRNSFIYIFKTTQLVITAFITMTLFLRTRMDVDVMHANYYLGSLFCALIVFLFDGMPELSMTVQRLEVFYKHKAMSFYPAWAYAVPASVLKIPLSFVESLVWTSLTYYVIGYSPEVQMFFRQFFLLFAVHFSSLSMFRFLASVFQTNNASLTASSFAILFIVLFGGFIINKSSIPVWLKWGFWVSPLTYGEIGLSVNEFLAPRWQKMLSTNITIGREILESRGLNFNGYLYWISLGALFGFALAFNIGYILALTFLKSPGSSRAIISHEKLSKIQGSEDSHHDAHVDKKSRNFPPHTNMEPHKGRMVLPFTPLTVVFQEVQYYVDTPLEMRERGFTNKKLQLLSDITGALRPGVLTALMGVTGAGKTTLLDVLAGRKTSGYIKGQIKIGGYPKVQETFARISGYCEQTDIHSPQITVEESVMFSAWLRLSPEIDSKTKAEFVDEVLETIELEEIKDALVGIPGISGLSTEQRKRLTIAVELVANPSVIFMDEPTTGLDARAASIVMRAVKNVVDTGRTIVCTVHQPSIDIFESFDELILLKAGGHMIYSGPLGQHSSRVIEYFEGIPGVPKIRDNYNPATWMLEVISTSAEVELGVDFAHKYRESTLYENNKELVRQLSTPLPGSKDLHFPTRFSQNGWGQVKSCLWKQHLAYWRNPGYNLMRIIHALVAALLFGALYWNQGKKFRTCSTHSVQCMWLCSSWA, encoded by the exons ATGACTGTGAGGGAAATACTGGACTTTTCAGCCCGTTGTCAGGGTGTCGGAAGCCGGGCAG AGGTTATGATGGAAGTcagtaaaatggagaaggaaGCTGGAATTGTTCCGGATCTAGACATAGACACTTACATGAAG GCAATTTCTGTTGAAGGACTAAAAAGAACACTTCAAACAGACTACATACTAAAG ATCCTCGGACTTGATATCTGTGCTGACAATCTACTTGGAGATGCAATGAGAAGAGGTATATCTGGTGGTCAGAAAAAGAGAGTGACTACAG ggGAGATGATTGTAGGTCCTACAAAAGCTCTGTTTATGGATGAAATCACAAATGGCTTAGATAGTTCCACTGCATTTCAAGTTGTTACTTTTCTTCAGCAGCTGGTGCATATCACAGATGCTACAGTACTGGTTTCGCTTCTTCAGCCAGCACCAGAAACCTTTGATCTCTTTGATGACCTCATTTTAATGTCAGGAGGAAAGATTGTGTATCATGGTCCACGAGATCATGTTCTAGAGTATTTTGAGGATTGCGGCTTTAGATGCCCTGAAAGGAAAGGGATTGCTGATTTTGTCCAAGAG GTTATCTCTAGGAAAGATCAAGCACAGTACTGGCATCACACAAAAGTACCTTACAGTTATGTTTCAGTTGACATTTTCTCTAGGAAGTTCAAGGAGTCTCCTTATGGGAAGAAGCTAGATGAGGAGCTCTCAGAGCCATATGATAAATCCCAAAGCCATCAGAATGCTCTCTCATTTAGTCCATATTCTCTTTCTCAATGGGAACTTTTCAAAGCTTGTGCGTCGAGGGAACTTCTTCTCATGAAAAGGAATTCTTTTATCTATATATTCAAAACAACTCAG CTTGTTATTACTGCATTTATCACGATGACTCTATTTTTACGGACTCGCATGGATGTTGATGTTATGCACGCAAATTACTATTTGGGTTCCTTGTTTTGTGCTCTTATCGTCTTCCTTTTTGATGGGATGCCAGAGTTGTCCATGACTGTTCAAAGGCTTGAAGTATTCTACAAACATAAAGCAATGTCTTTCTACCCAGCTTGGGCTTATGCAGTTCCAGCAAGCGTTCTAAAGATTCCTCTTTCATTTGTGGAATCTCTAGTTTGGACATCCCTTACATATTATGTTATTGGCTATAGTCCTGAGGTTCAGAT GTTCTTCCGCCAGTTTTTTCTACTTTTTGCGGTGCACTTCTCTTCATTATCCATGTTCCGTTTCCTGGCCTCAGTCTTCCAGACTAATAATGCTTCGTTGACAGCTTCTAGTTTTGCaatattatttattgtattatttgGCGGCTTCATCATCAACAAAT CTTCTATACCTGTTTGGTTGAAGTGGGGTTTCTGGGTTTCTCCCCTGACGTATGGAGAGATAGGCCTTTCTGTAAATGAATTTCTTGCCCCAAGATGGCAGAAG ATGTTGTCCACAAACATTACAATAGGGCGAGAAATACTTGAAAGTCGAGGACTAAACTTTAATGGATACCTATATTGGATATCACTTGGTGCCTTATTTGGATTTGCATTAGCTTTCAACATTGGATACATCCTGGCCTTAACTTTCTTGAAGT CTCCTGGATCATCTCGTGCTATTATTTCGCATGAAAAGCTCTCCAAAATTCAAGGAAGTGAAGATTCACACCATGATGCCCATGTGGacaaaaaatctagaaattttCCTCCACATACTAATATGGAACCACATAAAG GCAGGATGGTCTTACCTTTTACACCATTAACAGTAGTGTTTCAAGAAGTGCAATACTATGTTGACACTCCCTTG GAAATGAGGGAAAGGGGATTCACCAACAAAAAACTCCAACTTCTTTCTGATATTACTGGTGCATTGAGGCCTGGTGTTCTTACAGCATTAATGGGTGTCACTGGAGCTGGGAAAACAACTCTTCTTGATGTTCTAGCAGGGAGAAAGACAAGTGGCTATATCAAAGGGCAAATAAAGATTGGAGGGTATCCCAAGGTTCAAGAAACGTTTGCTAGGATATCTGGTTACTGTGAGCAAACTGATATACATTCTCCTCAAATCACTGTAGAAGAATCGGTCATGTTTTCTGCTTGGCTCCGTTTGTCTCCTGAGATAGACTCAAAAACTAAAGCT GAATTTGTGGACGAAGTCCTGGAGACTATTGAGCTTGAAGAAATAAAGGATGCCTTAGTAGGCATACCTGGGATTAGTGGTCTATCAACTGAGCAGCGTAAGAGGCTTACAATAGCTGTGGAGCTTGTTGCCAACCCTTCTGTTATCTTCATGGATGAACCAACAACGGGTTTGGATGCAAGAGCAGCTTCAATTGTGATGCGAGCAGTGAAGAATGTAGTTGATACAGGAAGAACAATTGTTTGTACCGTCCACCAACCTAGTATTGACATATTTGAATCATTTGATGAG ctgaTCCTTCTAAAAGCTGGTGGACACATGATATACTCTGGACCATTAGGACAGCATTCAAGTAGGGTTATTGAATATTTTGAG GGTATTCCGGGAGTTCCAAAGATCAGAGATAATTATAATCCAGCAACATGGATGTTAGAGGTCATTTCTACATCTGCAGAAGTTGAACTTGGTGTAGATTTTGCCCATAAATACAGGGAGTCTACTTTATATGA GAACAACAAAGAGCTTGTAAGGCAGTTGAGTACTCCACTTCCTGGTTCAAAAGATCTGCATTTTCCTACCCGCTTTTCACAAAATGGTTGGGGACAAGTCAAGTCTTGCCTATGGAAACAGCATTTGGCTTATTGGAGGAATCCTGGATACAACTTGATGCGTATCATTCATGCGCTTGTAGCAGCTTTATTATTTGGGGCATTATATTGGAaccaaggaaaaaaatt CAGAACTTGTTCAACACATTCGGTTCAATGTATGTGGCTGTGTTCTTCTTGGGCATAA